In Aedes aegypti strain LVP_AGWG unplaced genomic scaffold, AaegL5.0 Primary Assembly AGWG_AaegL5_hic_scaff_97_PBJ_arrow, whole genome shotgun sequence, the following are encoded in one genomic region:
- the LOC110681472 gene encoding uncharacterized protein LOC110681472, with the protein MDEMAHSSDLIGVQAQPGSSSGVVAPFASHVSLNKMILSQQQKLIDMNSLKSCRIDPVTIKQESGLLASGYTTSPAISSPTPSNGNLESDKDISNHSEHVAPPVYPPQVRINDGQMALLLPDHYIQLATALGLNTQPIVEHTPAPPATDFESLIEQNRRHAAMHEKMTADILANLHSLPENVDENYWELYKKSLGIPDSISKMTLEDVRTLMAKSAPKPPTPPPVTKMEVDDPVDEKPFSVTDVGDGENDCSNHSIKKETDPVSPQASISHEATEDKQRDDSDNPAGPSSSYENISSNEGPSHDQHNDGSSDDSMWRPW; encoded by the exons ATGGACGAAATGGCCCACAGCAGTGACCTGATCGGAGTTCAAGCACAACCTGGCAGCAGTTCTGGGGTCGTAGCACCATTTGCCAGCCATGTTTCTCTCAACAAAATGATACTATCTCAGCAGCAGAAGCTTATTGATATGAATAGCCTCAAAAGTTGTCGTATAGATCCGGTTACCATCAAGCAAGAGTCGGGCCTTCTTGCCAGCGGATACACCACCTCACCCGCTATCTCTTCTCCAACGCCATCTAACGGAAACTTGGAGTCTGATAAGGATATCTCAAAT CATTCCGAGCATGTCGCACCCCCTGTGTACCCACCTCAGGTTCGAATCAACGACGGTCAAATGGCCCTTCTTTTACCTGATCACTACATCCAGCTGGCAACAGCTCTAGGTCTAAATACTCAACCTATCGTAGAACATACCCCTGCACCTCCTGCCACCGACTTCGAGTCACTGATCGAACAAAACCGTCGCCACGCGGCCATGCACGAAAAAATGACCGCAGACATTCTAGCCAACCTTCACTCACTTCCCGAAAACGTAGACGAAAACTACTGGGAATTGTACAAGAAATCTCTGGGAATTCCGGACTCAATAAGTAAAATGACACTAGAGGACGTGCGCACTTTGATGGCGAAGTCAGCTCCTAAGCCTCCCACACCACCACCGGTTACCAAGATGGAAGTAGACGATCCCGTTGACGAAAAACCTTTCTCCGTCACCGATGTGGGAGATGGCGAGAACGACTGCTCTAATCACAGCATCAAAAAGGAAACTGACCCAGTTAGCCCGCAAGCATCCATATCACACGAGGCAACAGAGGATAAGCAGCGAGATGATTCTGATAATCCGGCAGGACCCAGCAGCTCGTATGAaaacatttcttcaaatgaAGGTCCTTCGCATGATCAGCACAATGACGGTTCAAGCGATGACAGTATGTGGCGACCCTGGTAG